Sequence from the Nocardia brasiliensis genome:
GTCCTTGGCGAAACCCAGGATCTGCCCGAGCACGTATTCGGCGATGGCGGTGTCGAACAGCCCGCGCGTATTGGTGACCACCACCTCACTGGCCCGCAGCTCCGGGAACATCGCCGGGTCCACCCCGGTCGATCCCATGTGCAGCCAGCGCAGCCGGTCGGCGGCGTGCCACGCGCCGGGGATGGCCGTGGTCAGGAAGTCGTAGACGAACAGCACGTCGGCACCGCGCAACGCGGTCGCGAGACCGGCGGCCTCGGTGTAGCGCACAGTGACCCGCGCCGACACGGCGGCCATCAGCTCCGCCTCGGGCACGCGGTCACTGTGCAGGACGGTGACAATGGGGCCCGTTTCCACATTGACACACTAAGATCGCATCGTATGATTGTCAACAATCCGATCGCGTTCGGAGGTCTATCCAGCTGAGTGCGAGAGGGGCCGTATGGAACTCAGCTTCCCGGATATCGAGGGCCCTGTCGCACAGCGGGGCATCGGTATCATCGCGCCGTTCGACCTCGCGCTCGAGCGCGAGCTCTGGCGCTGGGCGCCGATGGAGGTCAGCCTCCATCTGGCCCGCACGCCGTACGAACCGGTCCCGGTCTCCTTGGCGATGGCCGAGCTGGTCTCGAATCCAGCGCATCTGACCACCGCCACGCGCGACGTGCTGCACGTCGAGCCGGAAGTGGTTGCCTACCTGTGCACCTCGGGCAGCTTCATCAAGGGAATCGACTACGAACGATCACTACGGGAAACCATCTGCGCGGCAGGCGCGCTGGACGCGGTGACCACCTCCGGCGCGCTGCTCGAGGCGATCCGGCACCTGGACATCACCCGGCTCTCGGTGCTCACCCCGTACGACGAGATCCTCACCAACAAACTGCACGACTTCCTCGGTGAGGCCGGGTGCACCGTCATCCGCTCCGACCACCTCGGCCTCGGCGGCGGTATCTGGAAGGTCAACTACCGCACCATCGCCGAGCGCATCGTCGGCGCGGACGACCCGAGGGCCCAGGCCATCTTCGTCAGCTGCACCAACCTGCCCACCTACGACGTGATCGAGCCACTGGAACAGGCACTCGGCAAACCCGTGCTCACCGCCAACCAGCTCACCATGTGGGCCTGTCTCGGCCGGATGAAGCTGCCGATGATGGGTCCGGGCAAATGGCTACTGAACGTCTTCTGATCGGGAGAACAGCACATGCACACCACCACAATCGGATTCATCTACCCCGATCACGCGGCCGAGGACGACTACCCGCGCGCCGCCGCCGCACTCGGCGTCGAACTGCCGGTGGCCCACATCTACGGCACCGACCTGCACGCCGTGCCCGAACTGCTCGACCTCGGCAGCCCGGACAAGCTGCGCCACGGCGCCGAACTGCTCGCACCGCACCGCCCGCACGCCGTCGTCTGGGCTTGCACCTCGGGCAGTTTCGTCTACGGCCCGCGCGGCGCCCGTGACCAGGTCGCGGCGCTGGCCACGGCCGCGGGCGTGCCCGCGACCAGCACCAGCCTCGCCTTCGTCGACGCGGTGCACGCGCTCGGCCTGCGCACCGTCGCCGTCGCCGCCAGCTACCCCGACGACGTCGCGCGGCTGTTCGTCGAATTCCTCGCCGACGCCGACATTCACGTCGTCTCGATGCGCAGCGCGGGCATCGACACCGCCGCCGAGGTAGGCACGCTCGACGCCGGGCAGGTCCGGCGGCTGGCCGAGGCCAACGATCATCCCGATGCCCAGGCGCTGCTCATCCCCGACACGGCCATGCATACCCTTGCCGTGCTGCCGGAGCTGGAAGCCGCCCTCGGCAAGCCCGTGCTGACCGCCAATCAGGTCACTATCTGGGCGGGGCTGCGACTGGCGGGCCGCGCCGCGACCTGCCCAGCCCTCGGCACCCTGTTCACAGAAAGGCATGCCCATGTCGCTCGTTGACATCGAGCCGGTCAACAGACAGTCCACGGCCGAGGTGATCGCCGATCGACTGCGCGAAGCGATCATGCGCGGCAGCTTCGCGCCCGGCGACCAACTCGGCGAGGCCGACCTCGCTGCCCGCTTCGACGTGTCCCGCGGTCCGGTCCGCGAGGCGATGCAGCGCCTCGTCTCCGAGGGCCTGCTGCACAGCATCCGGCATCGCGGCATCTTCGTCATCGACCTCACCCTCGACGATGTCGCCGACATCTACCACGCCAGGACC
This genomic interval carries:
- a CDS encoding maleate cis-trans isomerase family protein — its product is MELSFPDIEGPVAQRGIGIIAPFDLALERELWRWAPMEVSLHLARTPYEPVPVSLAMAELVSNPAHLTTATRDVLHVEPEVVAYLCTSGSFIKGIDYERSLRETICAAGALDAVTTSGALLEAIRHLDITRLSVLTPYDEILTNKLHDFLGEAGCTVIRSDHLGLGGGIWKVNYRTIAERIVGADDPRAQAIFVSCTNLPTYDVIEPLEQALGKPVLTANQLTMWACLGRMKLPMMGPGKWLLNVF
- a CDS encoding maleate cis-trans isomerase family protein, which codes for MHTTTIGFIYPDHAAEDDYPRAAAALGVELPVAHIYGTDLHAVPELLDLGSPDKLRHGAELLAPHRPHAVVWACTSGSFVYGPRGARDQVAALATAAGVPATSTSLAFVDAVHALGLRTVAVAASYPDDVARLFVEFLADADIHVVSMRSAGIDTAAEVGTLDAGQVRRLAEANDHPDAQALLIPDTAMHTLAVLPELEAALGKPVLTANQVTIWAGLRLAGRAATCPALGTLFTERHAHVAR